The Oscillatoria salina IIICB1 genome has a segment encoding these proteins:
- a CDS encoding ATP-binding protein, whose translation MRQVWQHTQKQWRSLPVRVRGTTIIAIPIVCLLTTLGAVVWLKLSLAEDEMWVQHTQAVRLEAKQLLNALVDAENSLRGYELTQRDEFLEPYEQAQVVIPQSLDRLEQLIQDNPQQIAQIQIIRKLVLKTLAIFHYQLAFQQELKNVPGRTAAIVTATTLYDWQQQSKTAMDAVRTEIDRFAQVEENLLLLRRQHQDRSRQIAWWVLWIAGGIGLTGTALAVYLFVQLEQELAAQAVHLAQTNQRLETVCTQLQRFTANASHELRAPLAAVLSNAQVGLMDLADWEEGEPMPQPVQQRLEKIVTLTKQMSELVGHLLFLARHEGALAVDEFPVIDIMPLLVQLAADWQSQAEARGLILNCQLPAQAIAIRAEENLLAIAIANLLANACRYTPAPGEITLNVRQDTAQVVIQVTDTGIGIPPEALPNIFERFYRVDSKRTRASGGFGLGLAIVEQIVQAHAGEVMISSCLEKGTTVTIALPSTP comes from the coding sequence ATGCGACAGGTTTGGCAACACACCCAAAAACAGTGGCGATCGCTCCCGGTACGCGTCCGAGGAACGACGATCATTGCTATTCCGATTGTTTGCTTACTCACGACCCTCGGCGCAGTAGTCTGGCTCAAATTAAGTCTTGCTGAGGACGAAATGTGGGTGCAACACACCCAAGCTGTCCGCCTCGAAGCCAAGCAACTGCTCAATGCTCTCGTGGATGCAGAAAATAGCTTGCGGGGTTACGAACTTACCCAACGCGATGAATTTCTCGAACCCTACGAACAAGCTCAAGTTGTTATTCCCCAATCCCTCGATCGCCTCGAACAACTGATCCAAGACAATCCCCAACAGATTGCCCAAATCCAGATTATCCGCAAGCTTGTCTTGAAAACCTTGGCAATTTTTCATTACCAACTCGCCTTCCAACAAGAGTTAAAAAATGTTCCCGGCAGAACCGCAGCGATCGTTACTGCTACTACCTTGTACGACTGGCAACAACAAAGCAAAACTGCAATGGATGCCGTCCGTACCGAAATCGACCGCTTTGCCCAAGTTGAAGAAAACCTCCTCCTCCTTCGTCGCCAACATCAAGATCGCTCCCGTCAGATTGCCTGGTGGGTACTGTGGATTGCTGGGGGAATCGGGTTAACGGGGACTGCCTTAGCTGTGTATTTGTTCGTTCAATTGGAACAGGAATTAGCCGCCCAGGCAGTGCATTTAGCCCAAACCAACCAGCGACTCGAAACCGTATGCACCCAACTGCAACGCTTTACTGCCAATGCTTCCCATGAGTTGCGCGCCCCCCTGGCAGCCGTGTTGAGCAATGCTCAAGTAGGATTGATGGATTTGGCTGACTGGGAAGAAGGAGAACCCATGCCCCAACCAGTGCAGCAGCGTTTAGAGAAGATTGTTACCCTCACTAAACAGATGAGTGAGTTGGTGGGGCATTTATTGTTTTTGGCGCGTCATGAGGGCGCATTGGCAGTAGATGAGTTCCCAGTAATAGATATTATGCCCTTGCTAGTTCAGTTAGCTGCTGATTGGCAATCCCAAGCAGAAGCCCGTGGTTTGATTCTCAATTGTCAACTACCCGCCCAAGCGATCGCGATTCGTGCCGAGGAGAATTTGTTGGCAATCGCGATCGCCAACCTACTCGCTAATGCCTGTCGCTACACCCCTGCTCCTGGTGAAATTACCTTGAACGTTCGGCAAGACACCGCTCAAGTAGTGATTCAAGTGACAGACACTGGCATCGGTATTCCTCCTGAAGCCTTACCTAATATCTTTGAACGCTTTTATCGGGTTGATAGTAAGCGTACTAGAGCATCAGGAGGCTTTGGTTTAGGATTGGCGATCGTCGAGCAAATTGTTCAGGCTCATGCTGGCGAAGTGATGATTAGCAGCTGTTTAGAAAAGGGAACCACCGTGACGATCGCTTTGCCTTCCACCCCATAA